The Phycisphaerae bacterium genomic sequence CGAGGGTGACGATCAGGGCGACAAACAAGAAGGCCAGGCACAGCGGCCCGGCCGTCCAGACCAGGACGTGGGCGGCGAACTCGCCGAAGGTCATCATCGAGTCGATCGACACCAGATCGGGTCCGCGATACCCCAGCAGCAGCTGCATCAGTCCCGCCAGATCGTGGAGCAGACCGGGCGCGGCGATCTTCAGCGCCGCCATCGCCCCGAGAAGAGCCACCGCCGCGGTCAGGTCCTGCGACTTGGCGACCTGTCCCCGCTCGCGGGCCTGCTGGCGCCGTCGTGGGGTTGGGGCTTCGGTCTTTTCGCCTGCGTCTTCCGGAGGCACTGATTTCTCCTGCCGCTAGAACCCGAACAACCGGTGGACCTTGAGGAACACGTCATCGAACATCCGCATGAATATGTCGATTCCGGCGCCGAGGCTCACCACCGTCAGTAGAAAACCCATCACCGCCCGCAGCGGAAAACCCACGGAAAGGATGTTGAGCTGCGGAACGGTCCGGGCGACAAAGCCCAGGGCCAGAGTGGCCAGGAAAATGGTCACGATCACCGGGGCCGAGACCTGTATGGCCACTACGAAGGCAACCTGCACGATGCCGCTGAGCAGCACAAGGCCGTCTTCGCCGATCATGAAGCTGCCGGCCGGCAGCGTGGCAAAGCTTTTGATGACCGCGCCAAGCAGGGCGTGGTGGCCGCCGATCACGAGGAAGATGATCGTGGCCAGCCAGAAGAAGAGCTGCCCGAGCACCGAGGTCTCCTCATTGAACAGCGGGTCGAAGACCTGGGCCATGGCGATGCCCATCTGTTGGCCGATCATCAGACCCGCCAGTTCCAAGGCCGAGAATAGGGCCAGGATGGCGAACCCGAAGACCAGGCCGATCATCAACTCCGAGACGACGGCGGCGATCAGCACGGCCGGCTGGTTCGGGATGACGATCGCCGACGGATCGAGAAACGGCAGCACGACCAGGGAAATCACGCCGGTCAGCAAGGCCCGGATCTGTACCGGGATGCTCGCGCTGCCGAAGAACGGGGCGAACGCCACCAATCCGCCGATGCGGGCCATCACCATGGCCAGCAGCGGCAGGTTCAGCAGTGCGGTCAGCGCTTTGAGACTCTCGTCCATGTCAGTGTCCCGCTGAGACGTTGCCGAGCATGTCCCGGGCGAACTCCATCATCCGGCTTGATATCCACGGGGCGAAGACGACCACCGCGGCGGCCATCGCCAGCATCTTGGGAATGAAGCTGAGGGTCTGCTCCTGGATCTGGGTGACCGCCTGGAGCAGGCTGATCAACAGACCGACGAACATACCGATCAGGAGGATCGGAGCGGCCATCTGGAGCGTCACCATCATGGCGTATCGCGCCAGGTCCAGCGCTTCCGGTACCGTGATCGTCATCTTCCTTCCCTCGATCTTGACTGGTTGCGGACGACGGCTAGGCGAAACTGGACAGCAGGCTGCCCACCACCAGATGCCAGCCGTCGACCAGCACGAAGAGCAACAGCTTGAACGGTAGCGATATGAGCATC encodes the following:
- the fliR gene encoding flagellar biosynthetic protein FliR, translating into MDESLKALTALLNLPLLAMVMARIGGLVAFAPFFGSASIPVQIRALLTGVISLVVLPFLDPSAIVIPNQPAVLIAAVVSELMIGLVFGFAILALFSALELAGLMIGQQMGIAMAQVFDPLFNEETSVLGQLFFWLATIIFLVIGGHHALLGAVIKSFATLPAGSFMIGEDGLVLLSGIVQVAFVVAIQVSAPVIVTIFLATLALGFVARTVPQLNILSVGFPLRAVMGFLLTVVSLGAGIDIFMRMFDDVFLKVHRLFGF
- the fliQ gene encoding flagellar biosynthesis protein FliQ, with product MTITVPEALDLARYAMMVTLQMAAPILLIGMFVGLLISLLQAVTQIQEQTLSFIPKMLAMAAAVVVFAPWISSRMMEFARDMLGNVSAGH